The following coding sequences are from one Triticum aestivum cultivar Chinese Spring chromosome 5A, IWGSC CS RefSeq v2.1, whole genome shotgun sequence window:
- the LOC123108491 gene encoding probable L-gulonolactone oxidase 4 isoform X1 has product MFATSAVDGMEASRSSSLLPATLLLLLGLLLSRRACSSPPPDSVACGRGTSDCTLANVYGSFPDRTACRAADAVFPRTEAELVAAVAAAAAARRKVKAAPRHSHSFPKLACPGGRNGTIISTARLNRTVSVDTATGLMTVEGGIVLRDLIRDAATAGLALPHSPYWYGVSIVGLLATGAHGSLLWGKGAVHEYVVGMRIVTPAPASQGFAVVRELGADHPDLDAAKVSLGVLGVASQVTLQLQPMFKRSVTFLERDASDLGAQVAMWGNLHEFGDMTWLPRQGKVIYREDDRVDVSSPGDGLNDYLGFRSFPTIGLITARVAEEHVEDSKDMARCLAAGLLPATFPLQAYGFTNDGSSFTGYPVVGYQHRIQVSGSCIDAKDNLLRSSRVRSPFFYNSGFSVALSKASALVADMQRLRDLNPCSLCSLEAKMGVLIRYVGASSAYLGKTEDSVDFDFTYYRSYTQGRLRAHSDVIDELEQMALHKYGAVPQWGKNRNSAFDGAIAKYAKADEFLKVKERYDPDGVFSSEWSDHVLGIDGSPNIIHKGCAIEGLCICSHDSHCAPEQGYYCRPGKVYAEARVCSFQPTSHRDHNDEI; this is encoded by the exons ATGTTTGCCACCAGCGCAGTAGATGGAATGGAAGCTAGCAGGTCGTCGTCGTTGCTTCCGGCGACTCTCCTCCTGCTGCTGGGCCTCCTCCTGAGCCGCCGCGCGTGCTCCAGCCCTCCGCCGGACTCGGTGGCCTGCGGCCGCGGCACGTCCGACTGCACCCTCGCCAACGTCTACGGCTCCTTCCCGGACCGCACCGCCTGCCGCGCGGCCGATGCCGTGTTCCCGCGCACCGAGGCGGAGCTGGTGGCCGCCGTGGCGGCCGCGGCGGCAGCCAGGCGCAAGGTGAAGGCGGCCCCCAGGCACTCCCACAGCTTCCCCAAGCTGGCCTGCCCGGGCGGCCGCAACGGCACCATCATCAGCACGGCACGGCTCAACCGGACGGTGAGCGTCGACACCGCCACAGGGCTGATGACCGTGGAGGGCGGCATAGTGCTCCGGGACCTGATTCGCGACGCCGCTACTGCCGGGCTCGCGCTGCCGCACTCGCCCTACTGGTACGGCGTCAGCATCGTGGGCCTGCTGGCCACGGGCGCGCACGGGAGCTTGCTGTGGGGGAAGGGCGCCGTGCACGAGTATGTGGTCGGGATGAGGATAGTCACGCCGGCACCGGCGAGCCAGGGGTTCGCGGTGGTACGAGAGCTCGGCGCCGACCATCCTGACCTCGACGCGGCCAAGGTCTCGCTCGGCGTCCTTGGCGTGGCCTCCCAG GTTACTCTACAGTTACAGCCGATGTTCAAGCGGTCGGTCACGTTCCTGGAGCGCGATGCCTCGGACTTGGGGGCGCAGGTGGCTATGTGGGGCAATCTGCATGAGTTTGGCGACATGACATGGCTGCCGCGGCAGGGCAAGGTCATCTACCGCGAGGACGATCGTGTCGATGTCTCATCGCCCGGCGATGGCCTCAACGACTACCTTGGCTTCCGCTCCTTCCCGACGATCGGGCTCATCACTGCAAGAGTAGCGGAGGAGCATGTGGAGGACAGCAAGGACATGGCACGCTGCCTAGCTGCAGGGTTGCTGCCTGCGACATTCCCGCTGCAGGCGTACGGCTTCACAAACGACGGTTCCTCTTTCACGGGATACCCGGTGGTCGGCTACCAGCACCGCATCCAGGTGTCCGGCTCATGCATTGATGCCAAGGACAACCTGCTCCGCTCCTCACGCGTTCGGAGCCCCTTCTTCTACAACTCCGGCTTTAGCGTCGCACTCTCCAAAGCTTCGGCGTTGGTCGCCGACATGCAACGACTCCGCGACCTCAACCCATGCTCCCTATGCAGTCTTGAGGCCAAGATGGGTGTACTCATCCGGTACGTTGGGGCCTCCTCCGCCTACCTCGGCAAAACGGAGGACTCCGTCGACTTTGACTTCACCTACTACCGGAGCTACACCCAAGGTAGGCTGCGTGCTCACTCTGATGTGATCGATGAGCTTGAACAGATGGCTTTGCACAAGTATGGTGCCGTTCCGCAATGGGGCAAAAACCGCAACTCCGCCTTCGACGGGGCCATCGCGAAGTACGCAAAAGCCGACGAGTTCCTCAAAGTGAAGGAGAGGTACGACCCAGACGGGGTCTTCTCTAGCGAGTGGAGCGACCACGTGCTCGGCATCGATGGGAGCCCCAACATCATCCACAAGGGTTGCGCCATCGAAGGGCTCTGCATATGCTCTCACGACTCACATTGCGCGCCAGAACAAGGCTATTACTGTCGGCCTGGAAAGGTGTACGCGGAGGCAAGGGTATGCTCGTTCCAACCCACCTCCCACCGCGACCACAACGACGAAATATGA
- the LOC123108491 gene encoding L-gulonolactone oxidase 5-like isoform X2 produces MFATSAVDGMEASRSSSLLPATLLLLLGLLLSRRACSSPPPDAVFPRTEAELVAAVAAAAAARRKVKAAPRHSHSFPKLACPGGRNGTIISTARLNRTVSVDTATGLMTVEGGIVLRDLIRDAATAGLALPHSPYWYGVSIVGLLATGAHGSLLWGKGAVHEYVVGMRIVTPAPASQGFAVVRELGADHPDLDAAKVSLGVLGVASQVTLQLQPMFKRSVTFLERDASDLGAQVAMWGNLHEFGDMTWLPRQGKVIYREDDRVDVSSPGDGLNDYLGFRSFPTIGLITARVAEEHVEDSKDMARCLAAGLLPATFPLQAYGFTNDGSSFTGYPVVGYQHRIQVSGSCIDAKDNLLRSSRVRSPFFYNSGFSVALSKASALVADMQRLRDLNPCSLCSLEAKMGVLIRYVGASSAYLGKTEDSVDFDFTYYRSYTQGRLRAHSDVIDELEQMALHKYGAVPQWGKNRNSAFDGAIAKYAKADEFLKVKERYDPDGVFSSEWSDHVLGIDGSPNIIHKGCAIEGLCICSHDSHCAPEQGYYCRPGKVYAEARVCSFQPTSHRDHNDEI; encoded by the exons ATGTTTGCCACCAGCGCAGTAGATGGAATGGAAGCTAGCAGGTCGTCGTCGTTGCTTCCGGCGACTCTCCTCCTGCTGCTGGGCCTCCTCCTGAGCCGCCGCGCGTGCTCCAGCCCTCCGCCG GATGCCGTGTTCCCGCGCACCGAGGCGGAGCTGGTGGCCGCCGTGGCGGCCGCGGCGGCAGCCAGGCGCAAGGTGAAGGCGGCCCCCAGGCACTCCCACAGCTTCCCCAAGCTGGCCTGCCCGGGCGGCCGCAACGGCACCATCATCAGCACGGCACGGCTCAACCGGACGGTGAGCGTCGACACCGCCACAGGGCTGATGACCGTGGAGGGCGGCATAGTGCTCCGGGACCTGATTCGCGACGCCGCTACTGCCGGGCTCGCGCTGCCGCACTCGCCCTACTGGTACGGCGTCAGCATCGTGGGCCTGCTGGCCACGGGCGCGCACGGGAGCTTGCTGTGGGGGAAGGGCGCCGTGCACGAGTATGTGGTCGGGATGAGGATAGTCACGCCGGCACCGGCGAGCCAGGGGTTCGCGGTGGTACGAGAGCTCGGCGCCGACCATCCTGACCTCGACGCGGCCAAGGTCTCGCTCGGCGTCCTTGGCGTGGCCTCCCAG GTTACTCTACAGTTACAGCCGATGTTCAAGCGGTCGGTCACGTTCCTGGAGCGCGATGCCTCGGACTTGGGGGCGCAGGTGGCTATGTGGGGCAATCTGCATGAGTTTGGCGACATGACATGGCTGCCGCGGCAGGGCAAGGTCATCTACCGCGAGGACGATCGTGTCGATGTCTCATCGCCCGGCGATGGCCTCAACGACTACCTTGGCTTCCGCTCCTTCCCGACGATCGGGCTCATCACTGCAAGAGTAGCGGAGGAGCATGTGGAGGACAGCAAGGACATGGCACGCTGCCTAGCTGCAGGGTTGCTGCCTGCGACATTCCCGCTGCAGGCGTACGGCTTCACAAACGACGGTTCCTCTTTCACGGGATACCCGGTGGTCGGCTACCAGCACCGCATCCAGGTGTCCGGCTCATGCATTGATGCCAAGGACAACCTGCTCCGCTCCTCACGCGTTCGGAGCCCCTTCTTCTACAACTCCGGCTTTAGCGTCGCACTCTCCAAAGCTTCGGCGTTGGTCGCCGACATGCAACGACTCCGCGACCTCAACCCATGCTCCCTATGCAGTCTTGAGGCCAAGATGGGTGTACTCATCCGGTACGTTGGGGCCTCCTCCGCCTACCTCGGCAAAACGGAGGACTCCGTCGACTTTGACTTCACCTACTACCGGAGCTACACCCAAGGTAGGCTGCGTGCTCACTCTGATGTGATCGATGAGCTTGAACAGATGGCTTTGCACAAGTATGGTGCCGTTCCGCAATGGGGCAAAAACCGCAACTCCGCCTTCGACGGGGCCATCGCGAAGTACGCAAAAGCCGACGAGTTCCTCAAAGTGAAGGAGAGGTACGACCCAGACGGGGTCTTCTCTAGCGAGTGGAGCGACCACGTGCTCGGCATCGATGGGAGCCCCAACATCATCCACAAGGGTTGCGCCATCGAAGGGCTCTGCATATGCTCTCACGACTCACATTGCGCGCCAGAACAAGGCTATTACTGTCGGCCTGGAAAGGTGTACGCGGAGGCAAGGGTATGCTCGTTCCAACCCACCTCCCACCGCGACCACAACGACGAAATATGA